One Haloarcula rubripromontorii genomic window carries:
- a CDS encoding glycosyltransferase family 4 protein gives MSLAERLSVMIWTGYAAAVKVALQRCDQVTCLTEGIRQVTEQEYGLDLSSAAVIGMGVDTETFEPADGRQAGDSFSRPLTVTYVGSLGAARGLPHVIEALAECGETFEFHIAGDGQSGYIDAMQAKAAKLGVADQIVWYGRVPHSDVPGLLTRTDVALSPLEDIESYRISFPAKLLEYMAAGAVVMATDIPPHQRLITDGDNGLLYDGTAAGLCSAIEQCLDDPALAGQIERTARETAEAYDWDTIVDKHAAALFPTATPNQTTP, from the coding sequence ATGTCGCTCGCGGAGCGCCTCTCCGTCATGATCTGGACAGGGTACGCCGCCGCAGTCAAAGTGGCTTTGCAGCGGTGTGATCAGGTCACCTGTCTAACTGAAGGGATCCGTCAAGTCACCGAACAAGAGTACGGGCTGGACCTCTCGTCGGCGGCAGTCATCGGAATGGGCGTTGATACTGAGACGTTCGAGCCCGCTGACGGACGACAGGCCGGTGATTCCTTCTCTAGACCACTGACCGTGACATACGTTGGCTCGCTCGGCGCAGCCAGGGGGCTCCCACACGTTATTGAAGCGCTCGCAGAGTGCGGCGAGACGTTTGAGTTCCATATCGCGGGTGATGGCCAATCTGGTTACATCGATGCAATGCAGGCAAAGGCTGCGAAGTTGGGAGTGGCTGACCAAATCGTCTGGTATGGACGGGTGCCCCACAGTGATGTCCCGGGGCTGTTGACCCGGACTGATGTGGCCCTTTCTCCGCTAGAGGATATTGAATCGTATCGGATCAGTTTCCCGGCGAAACTGCTCGAATACATGGCAGCCGGCGCAGTCGTCATGGCAACGGATATTCCGCCACATCAGCGCCTGATTACGGACGGAGACAATGGGCTCCTGTACGATGGAACAGCAGCGGGGCTTTGCTCGGCGATCGAGCAGTGTCTCGATGACCCGGCTCTCGCCGGTCAAATCGAGCGCACGGCCAGAGAAACTGCTGAGGCGTATGACTGGGACACCATTGTCGACAAACACGCCGCAGCGCTGTTCCCAACTGCTACGCCCAATCAAACGACCCCATAG
- a CDS encoding glycosyltransferase family 2 protein, with translation MYRGYTVGVVVPAYNEAGLVGTVIDTIPEYVDRIYAIDDCSTDNTWTEIQAHARLDRADAPPNPEQSVKTDGGFKQRVCPIRHETNRGVGGAIKTGYRHALRDHIDVTAVMGGDGQMDPSILDSFLDPIIDGEVDYTKGNRLHRPAYREAMPRARLVGNAILTALTRVASGYWGITDPQNGYTAISRKALLAIDLDGMYEYYGYCNDLLVELSVSEMRVADVPMPAKYDEAESSIRYREYIPKVSWLLVRNFCSRLDRAYVREGAYPLVLCYVAGFSAICVGLVVGVLGLAQDTGLTAAALANLFGVLVFSLGVVLDHRKSPGTEVDVSD, from the coding sequence ATGTATAGAGGATACACTGTTGGTGTGGTTGTCCCAGCGTACAACGAAGCGGGACTCGTTGGGACTGTCATCGATACAATTCCCGAATACGTCGACCGTATTTACGCTATCGACGACTGCTCGACGGACAACACATGGACAGAAATTCAGGCACACGCAAGGCTGGACCGGGCAGATGCCCCGCCCAATCCGGAGCAATCCGTGAAAACAGATGGTGGATTTAAACAGCGAGTCTGCCCGATACGCCACGAAACTAATCGCGGCGTCGGTGGCGCGATCAAAACAGGGTACCGCCATGCATTGCGGGACCACATTGACGTTACTGCCGTTATGGGCGGTGATGGACAGATGGACCCGAGTATTCTCGATTCGTTCCTCGATCCCATCATCGACGGCGAGGTGGACTACACGAAGGGTAACCGCCTCCACAGACCGGCGTATCGTGAAGCGATGCCCCGTGCCCGGCTTGTCGGCAATGCGATCCTCACAGCGTTGACAAGGGTCGCATCGGGCTATTGGGGGATAACAGATCCCCAGAACGGGTATACAGCCATCTCACGCAAGGCGCTGTTGGCGATCGACCTTGACGGGATGTATGAGTACTACGGGTACTGCAACGATCTGCTTGTGGAACTCAGCGTCAGTGAGATGCGGGTTGCAGATGTTCCGATGCCAGCGAAGTACGATGAAGCCGAGTCGAGTATTCGCTACCGGGAGTACATTCCAAAGGTCTCGTGGCTGTTGGTGCGGAACTTCTGTTCACGACTAGATCGAGCATACGTCCGAGAGGGGGCCTACCCACTCGTACTGTGTTACGTCGCTGGTTTCAGTGCGATCTGTGTCGGACTGGTCGTCGGCGTACTGGGGCTAGCACAAGACACTGGACTTACAGCGGCGGCGCTCGCAAACCTGTTTGGCGTCCTCGTCTTTTCGCTCGGAGTGGTCCTCGACCACCGGAAGAGTCCTGGGACAGAGGTGGATGTGAGTGACTGA
- a CDS encoding twin-arginine translocation signal domain-containing protein: protein MDRGQRTRRGFLKGIAATALTVGISYPGNVTTQSRFDTVVNAIAAGADPNGSERIDNVLEGYIDDDTLIEFPAGRYRLGSLDVGPVRNLGLRAKPQARVLFEPATPASDQRSFITFEGIEDLLLNGLTFDFSRPGFGNTLRVIANGDFLAQDLRICGQLADQDRTTPHVGFRFDVRDPDSTGVVRDVSAPDGGHQGGNGVGIFVGKNHAGTLRFENCTVANFPNNGLYASAPGRSSRNYRGRDGVVHVRGGLYANNNIANVRLGSTGSTAYGVTVRVDSVPPYPSLEKLNVRGIRLRAQSGQFISDCDITITSDAGPGFGAIVYHPDHDSSTVRNTTIHVDKDEYNAVRAVSGDSGGTGGPLTLQNVSVTGDAAGGAAVVIADRDRTVLRDCVIEQSGAGRDGVRFTSANECLITDSTIQVPGEPLSLIDSSVRKVRLTV from the coding sequence ATGGATAGGGGCCAGCGGACGCGACGGGGATTTCTTAAAGGAATCGCCGCTACGGCCTTGACAGTCGGTATTAGCTATCCCGGGAATGTCACGACCCAGTCGCGATTCGACACTGTGGTTAACGCCATTGCAGCGGGTGCAGACCCTAATGGGTCGGAACGGATCGACAACGTCCTGGAGGGGTACATCGATGATGATACACTCATCGAGTTCCCCGCGGGAAGGTACCGTCTGGGCTCCCTCGACGTCGGCCCTGTCCGTAACTTGGGTCTACGAGCGAAGCCCCAGGCGCGGGTCTTGTTTGAACCCGCGACACCAGCCAGCGATCAACGCTCATTCATTACATTCGAGGGTATCGAAGACCTCCTTTTAAACGGCCTGACATTTGACTTTTCGCGGCCGGGATTCGGAAACACTCTCAGGGTGATTGCTAACGGTGACTTTCTGGCTCAGGACCTCAGAATCTGTGGTCAATTGGCGGATCAGGACCGGACAACACCGCATGTCGGGTTCCGGTTTGACGTCCGCGACCCCGATTCGACAGGGGTTGTAAGAGATGTCTCTGCCCCAGACGGTGGACATCAAGGGGGGAACGGTGTTGGTATCTTCGTCGGTAAAAACCACGCCGGAACACTTCGATTCGAGAACTGCACTGTTGCTAACTTCCCCAATAACGGACTCTACGCCTCTGCGCCGGGCCGAAGCAGTCGGAACTATAGGGGTCGGGACGGTGTTGTACACGTCAGAGGTGGCCTGTATGCCAATAACAATATCGCTAACGTTCGGCTGGGATCGACCGGATCGACGGCTTACGGAGTCACGGTTCGCGTCGATTCGGTACCACCATACCCGTCACTGGAGAAGCTAAACGTCCGCGGCATCAGGCTACGTGCCCAGTCTGGACAGTTCATCAGCGACTGCGATATCACTATCACTAGTGACGCAGGCCCCGGATTCGGTGCTATCGTCTATCACCCCGACCACGACTCTTCGACCGTTCGCAACACGACCATCCACGTCGACAAAGACGAGTACAATGCGGTCAGAGCCGTCAGTGGGGACAGTGGCGGTACTGGGGGACCACTTACTCTCCAAAACGTTAGTGTGACCGGCGACGCAGCCGGCGGTGCTGCTGTTGTTATCGCTGATCGAGACAGAACAGTACTGCGGGACTGCGTAATCGAGCAGTCGGGAGCGGGGCGCGATGGAGTTAGGTTCACCAGTGCAAACGAGTGCCTAATAACCGACTCAACCATTCAGGTTCCCGGCGAGCCGTTGTCTCTTATCGACTCATCCGTGCGGAAGGTTCGGCTTACTGTATGA
- a CDS encoding glycosyltransferase — MDVLQLVTTRRPFFDKQVEALERHGINCTVLEVPGGDEAARSPMAYLRFYTESLSASPWQYDLVHANYGLTAPMALAQPTRPVVLSLWGSDIFDQYDWLSRQCATLADEVVVMSTAMAGALGKACHVIPHAVDFEQFEPVPTEIAKETLGWDDGRHHVLFPYDPDRAEKDHPRAVRVIDAVNERLDTPVSLEVVHGVAHDRVPTYMNAADALILTSTHEGSPNAVKEALACNTPVVSVDVGDVASLIDGAARSAVCADDEELTTALTATLQSSEAVHGRAAVEPLRLDRMAERLTAVYRSAIDRRCA, encoded by the coding sequence ATGGACGTTCTTCAGCTTGTGACAACCCGGCGGCCGTTTTTTGACAAGCAAGTCGAAGCGCTGGAGCGTCACGGCATCAACTGTACGGTTCTGGAGGTACCCGGTGGCGACGAAGCTGCTCGGTCGCCGATGGCGTATCTCCGGTTCTACACGGAATCGCTCAGTGCCTCCCCGTGGCAATACGACCTCGTCCACGCTAACTATGGATTGACTGCACCGATGGCACTGGCACAGCCGACCCGTCCGGTTGTCCTGTCGTTATGGGGGTCGGACATTTTCGACCAGTACGACTGGCTGAGTCGCCAGTGTGCCACGCTCGCTGACGAAGTCGTCGTAATGTCTACGGCAATGGCTGGCGCGCTTGGAAAAGCGTGTCATGTGATCCCTCATGCCGTCGACTTCGAGCAGTTCGAGCCAGTCCCGACCGAAATTGCCAAAGAAACGTTGGGCTGGGATGACGGTAGGCATCACGTGCTGTTTCCTTACGACCCCGACCGTGCCGAAAAGGACCATCCCCGAGCGGTCCGTGTCATAGATGCGGTCAACGAGCGTCTCGACACGCCGGTATCGCTTGAAGTCGTCCATGGGGTCGCCCACGACCGGGTCCCGACATACATGAACGCCGCAGATGCGCTCATACTGACCTCGACCCACGAGGGGTCACCGAACGCGGTCAAAGAGGCGCTGGCGTGTAATACACCAGTGGTCTCAGTAGATGTCGGTGACGTCGCGAGTCTGATCGATGGGGCCGCTCGGTCTGCCGTCTGCGCGGACGACGAAGAACTCACAACGGCACTTACAGCGACCCTCCAGTCGTCAGAGGCTGTCCACGGACGGGCTGCTGTCGAGCCGCTACGTCTGGATCGGATGGCAGAGCGTCTGACCGCAGTGTACCGATCAGCTATCGACCGGAGGTGTGCATGA
- a CDS encoding oligosaccharide flippase family protein encodes MEVRTAILKLFSGNIALAIIEFAAVAGFTRAMGTAAIGSFFLFQAVIGMLNIPADLGVSKAVEKQLSAAAPMGEVLGTALVVKTLLVLPWLAGLVAFASYVEQYIGIPGVVPILVAGLVIRQVRELALRLLAGEFQVERNAAVKVFGKLTWVGTGAVFVVNGMGASGLVLGFVLGDLAAALGAMSRLDIRVGWPRPDRARALVGFGRYLFVGSVSGIVYEWIDVAILRLFVPVSLVGVYEIAWRVAAVALLLTNAIRTSLFPQISRWHDRDQFERIEDAFRTWVQLSLYATIPAFAGAVVLGPDLLTTIFGSAAAAGYPVLVVFMLEKILRSVQLVIGPALYAMDAPQLGYRGSVVAISVNVALNLALIPSFGIRGAAVATTLSAASAAVVSIYYVRQFVRIPLPRKRIVWSAIAATLMAGTVALVIRLFDPGWLRLGVGLGVGVLSYAGLLLANSGIRIQLRQAMGSFDWA; translated from the coding sequence ATGGAAGTTAGAACGGCCATCCTGAAGTTATTCTCCGGAAATATCGCACTCGCGATTATCGAGTTTGCGGCGGTTGCCGGGTTCACTCGTGCCATGGGCACTGCGGCTATCGGGTCGTTCTTTCTTTTTCAGGCAGTCATTGGGATGCTCAATATTCCCGCGGATCTGGGCGTCTCAAAGGCGGTTGAAAAACAGCTTTCGGCTGCTGCCCCAATGGGCGAGGTTCTCGGGACAGCACTCGTCGTCAAGACATTACTGGTGCTGCCGTGGCTGGCCGGTCTAGTGGCATTTGCCTCGTATGTTGAGCAGTATATCGGCATTCCGGGCGTCGTACCCATTCTGGTCGCCGGTCTCGTGATCAGACAGGTCCGAGAGCTTGCGCTGCGCCTGCTCGCGGGGGAGTTCCAAGTTGAGCGTAACGCAGCGGTGAAAGTATTCGGAAAGCTGACTTGGGTTGGAACGGGTGCCGTTTTTGTGGTAAATGGAATGGGTGCTAGTGGCCTCGTTCTCGGGTTCGTGCTGGGCGACCTCGCGGCCGCGCTCGGAGCCATGTCACGACTCGATATCAGGGTGGGCTGGCCCCGGCCGGACCGGGCTCGCGCACTCGTTGGATTCGGGCGATACCTGTTCGTCGGGAGTGTCAGCGGAATCGTCTACGAGTGGATCGACGTGGCGATCCTCCGTCTGTTCGTCCCGGTATCGCTCGTCGGTGTGTACGAAATCGCTTGGCGGGTTGCCGCTGTCGCGCTGCTGTTGACCAACGCTATCCGCACATCGCTGTTCCCACAGATCTCAAGATGGCATGACCGAGACCAGTTTGAACGCATTGAAGACGCCTTCCGAACCTGGGTTCAACTGTCGCTGTACGCAACTATTCCAGCGTTCGCTGGCGCAGTCGTCCTTGGCCCCGATCTTTTGACCACTATCTTCGGAAGCGCGGCTGCCGCAGGCTATCCTGTGCTGGTTGTGTTTATGCTAGAGAAGATTCTCCGGTCAGTACAGCTTGTTATCGGCCCGGCACTGTACGCAATGGATGCGCCACAACTGGGCTACCGGGGCAGTGTCGTCGCTATCAGTGTGAACGTTGCTCTCAATCTCGCGCTCATTCCCTCTTTCGGTATCCGTGGAGCAGCGGTCGCAACGACTCTGAGCGCGGCGTCGGCCGCCGTGGTGTCAATTTATTACGTGCGGCAGTTCGTCCGTATTCCACTCCCGCGTAAACGAATCGTCTGGAGCGCTATCGCGGCAACGCTGATGGCTGGTACGGTTGCGCTGGTGATTCGTCTCTTCGATCCCGGCTGGCTTCGTCTCGGTGTTGGCCTCGGAGTCGGCGTGCTGAGTTACGCCGGGCTGTTGTTGGCTAACTCCGGTATCCGAATCCAGTTACGGCAGGCTATGGGGTCGTTTGATTGGGCGTAG
- a CDS encoding right-handed parallel beta-helix repeat-containing protein: protein MVEKNYILPHNYDGASFSADSDKEGRSLLTRRQLLGGILAAGTVPMIPKGFAIPSSRTVEIISTDQQSETGSLDVRYEFTTTGEIVPVNNGANAAEANDSVAKNDDGTWTAIGRTGNGFGDGYEINGIVTDFNASGNYEIRLDGAVVTVSEIVAPADHVVEIQTTEDPSELDYELTTTGEPIPCTGDSENAADDNDSIVRNDDDTWTIEGHTGNGYGDQYYFSGEIIDFGPVEPFAAVYVDGKQIDLSPFERSPDPATEIGGGGRYTNTVPESDANYVVETLFELLTALDAASHGDIVYVAGNATIDASPVTGSDRLTVPAGVTLASNRGIDGASGGHISTGVIDYEHLMGLSEDVRLTGLRISGPETGYREYSTPVSSGVTVEGTGCEIDNTELWGFNHAALKLRTSTHIHHCHIHDNPMGGLGYGIQCLDGDNTLIEYNRFDFNRHSVANGTGEAGYEVRYNHFGGTEAPSYQVGTHQPGGTTLLIHHNTFTPLRHVGRHPEEPGTHVSIRGVPEDRGEIHHNWFYNPKQPSAGRGNEAVIQPHVESFTNLSFGNNHYGQNIPSGDVGCPRR, encoded by the coding sequence ATGGTCGAAAAGAATTACATACTACCCCACAATTATGATGGGGCCAGTTTCAGTGCAGACTCTGACAAAGAGGGACGGTCACTGCTGACGCGAAGACAGCTACTGGGAGGCATACTGGCTGCAGGTACAGTACCTATGATTCCGAAGGGATTTGCAATACCATCTTCCCGCACTGTCGAAATAATTTCAACGGATCAGCAAAGCGAGACTGGCTCCCTTGATGTGCGCTACGAGTTCACCACAACAGGCGAGATCGTCCCGGTAAATAACGGCGCGAACGCAGCAGAGGCCAATGATAGCGTAGCGAAAAACGATGACGGAACGTGGACTGCGATTGGGCGGACGGGCAACGGGTTCGGCGACGGCTACGAAATCAACGGTATCGTTACCGATTTCAATGCCAGTGGGAACTACGAAATCCGGCTGGACGGAGCGGTAGTTACAGTCTCGGAAATAGTTGCGCCTGCTGACCACGTCGTTGAGATACAGACCACCGAAGACCCCTCTGAACTCGATTACGAACTGACGACGACAGGTGAGCCGATTCCGTGTACTGGTGATTCGGAAAACGCCGCTGACGACAATGACAGCATCGTCCGTAACGATGATGACACTTGGACGATCGAAGGACATACTGGTAATGGCTACGGCGACCAGTACTACTTCTCGGGCGAGATTATTGACTTCGGGCCCGTTGAGCCGTTCGCTGCGGTATACGTTGATGGGAAGCAGATCGACCTCTCACCGTTTGAGCGGTCTCCAGATCCGGCTACAGAGATCGGCGGTGGCGGCAGGTATACCAACACCGTTCCTGAGTCAGATGCCAACTACGTAGTCGAGACACTCTTTGAGTTGCTTACTGCACTGGATGCTGCCAGTCACGGCGATATTGTCTACGTTGCTGGCAACGCTACCATTGATGCCTCACCAGTTACCGGAAGTGACCGGCTAACTGTGCCTGCCGGAGTAACACTCGCTTCTAACCGTGGTATCGACGGCGCGTCGGGTGGCCACATCTCCACTGGCGTCATCGATTATGAACACCTCATGGGCCTGAGCGAGGATGTCCGATTGACCGGACTCCGGATCAGTGGACCCGAAACCGGATATCGCGAGTACAGTACCCCAGTATCCAGCGGCGTCACCGTCGAAGGAACAGGCTGTGAAATCGACAACACCGAGCTATGGGGGTTCAACCACGCAGCACTCAAACTCCGAACGTCGACACATATCCATCACTGCCATATCCACGATAACCCCATGGGCGGACTGGGCTACGGTATCCAATGTTTAGACGGGGACAACACGCTTATAGAGTACAACAGATTCGACTTTAATCGCCATTCTGTTGCGAATGGGACCGGAGAGGCCGGCTACGAGGTCAGATACAATCACTTTGGCGGCACCGAAGCCCCCTCCTATCAGGTCGGAACACATCAGCCGGGTGGGACAACGCTGCTGATCCATCATAACACCTTCACCCCTCTCCGACACGTTGGTCGACATCCTGAGGAACCGGGAACGCACGTCAGCATCCGTGGTGTCCCCGAAGACCGTGGTGAGATCCACCACAACTGGTTCTACAACCCAAAGCAGCCATCAGCGGGTCGGGGTAACGAAGCAGTCATCCAGCCACATGTCGAATCGTTCACGAACCTCAGTTTCGGGAACAACCACTACGGACAGAATATTCCTAGCGGCGATGTGGGGTGTCCACGGCGCTAA
- a CDS encoding GNAT family N-acetyltransferase, with amino-acid sequence MTAHETTIHDTVTAVNANQWNNLVTQSDLGTVFHRYEWLRAVEAGLDRPAYHAVVTKGSNPVAVLPTVLTPVATPDPADLPGPDRVVEATASHLPTERLVSLYPGTGGPVIATDHEACLDSMLSALTTAAPRQALSHKIRLGSQAQNRYSKYLIGQGYESTVTSCRLVLDLAPGWDHIRSGMDRTRRTELRNDAVTVERTDFDGPMLASIHANYVQNMERIGADSFPMAFFEALAEHMDERVEVFTAHREGDTLGRHICIVDEEQSALRYYFSAIPETSAYEYGTSEQLHGAAIQWAIDAGFESYDFGATGADFRDGLFTYKSQYGPAICPIVQWDRGLSAVAWRAFKFGRRLYRGQNY; translated from the coding sequence ATGACTGCTCACGAGACGACGATCCACGATACAGTTACAGCCGTCAACGCGAACCAGTGGAATAATCTCGTCACACAGTCGGACCTCGGAACGGTGTTCCACCGGTACGAGTGGCTTAGGGCAGTCGAAGCAGGCCTGGATCGGCCAGCCTATCACGCAGTCGTGACGAAAGGATCGAACCCGGTTGCTGTGCTTCCGACTGTTCTGACACCGGTTGCAACCCCCGACCCAGCGGATCTACCGGGCCCCGATCGGGTCGTGGAAGCGACGGCTTCGCACCTGCCAACTGAGCGTCTAGTGTCGCTCTATCCCGGTACTGGCGGTCCAGTAATCGCCACAGACCACGAGGCGTGCCTCGATTCGATGCTGTCGGCACTCACAACAGCAGCGCCACGGCAGGCGCTTTCGCATAAAATAAGGCTCGGGAGCCAGGCACAGAACAGATACAGTAAGTACCTCATCGGTCAGGGGTATGAATCGACAGTCACCTCCTGTCGACTTGTGCTTGACCTTGCGCCCGGGTGGGATCATATCAGGTCCGGAATGGACCGGACACGACGGACGGAACTACGCAACGACGCAGTCACCGTCGAACGGACTGACTTCGATGGCCCGATGCTGGCCTCGATCCATGCCAACTACGTCCAGAACATGGAGCGAATCGGAGCGGATAGCTTTCCAATGGCATTCTTTGAGGCGCTTGCCGAACACATGGACGAACGAGTCGAGGTGTTTACTGCTCACCGCGAGGGTGATACCCTCGGCCGACATATCTGCATCGTAGATGAGGAGCAGTCAGCCCTCAGATACTACTTTTCGGCGATTCCGGAGACGTCAGCCTACGAATACGGGACATCGGAACAGCTCCATGGCGCGGCCATTCAGTGGGCCATTGACGCTGGCTTCGAGAGCTATGACTTCGGCGCGACGGGTGCAGACTTCAGAGACGGATTGTTTACGTATAAGTCACAGTACGGACCAGCGATCTGCCCGATCGTCCAGTGGGACAGAGGGCTTTCGGCGGTCGCCTGGCGTGCGTTCAAATTCGGACGCCGGCTCTATCGCGGACAGAACTACTGA
- a CDS encoding GNAT family N-acetyltransferase: MSIEIECVGTDRHEEWDSALEHSPHATVFHRCAALEQLAADSGTELHRLMGFKGQEPIGVLPIFELHKGPFSAVFSPPPNLWIPRLGPAFIVRGDPKQRKRERRRQGFIDAAFEYIEDTIDPKYLRVRTPTELDDVRQFKWNDCTVRPEYTYVTDLSGGKDAVRDRFTSEARRRLRNGQESDSEYTISEEGLDATETVMHHVESRYNEQGEPFPVPTGFPGRLYEALQPGQIRPYVLRVDGDVVGGHIYYDDGDTISGWLGNVKPPDHVDLPVNELLIWRGITDAIGRGRTAYELVGAGDPRLNRYKLHFGPELTGFYSVERSGTGIDSLLQLYRRFVQYS; the protein is encoded by the coding sequence ATGAGTATCGAGATTGAGTGCGTCGGGACAGACCGACATGAAGAGTGGGATAGCGCTCTTGAACATTCGCCACACGCTACTGTCTTTCACCGGTGTGCGGCTCTAGAGCAACTGGCAGCCGACTCAGGGACGGAACTCCACCGACTGATGGGGTTCAAGGGACAGGAGCCGATCGGTGTCCTTCCGATCTTCGAGCTTCACAAGGGGCCGTTCAGTGCTGTTTTTTCCCCGCCACCGAACCTCTGGATTCCCCGACTTGGTCCGGCGTTCATTGTTCGAGGGGACCCCAAGCAACGCAAGCGTGAGCGACGTCGGCAGGGATTTATCGATGCGGCATTCGAGTATATCGAAGACACGATTGATCCGAAGTACCTCCGAGTGCGGACGCCAACCGAACTCGATGACGTCCGGCAATTTAAGTGGAATGACTGTACAGTTCGGCCGGAGTATACATATGTCACCGACCTCTCTGGTGGAAAGGACGCCGTTCGAGACCGATTCACCAGCGAGGCGCGTCGGCGGCTCCGTAACGGGCAGGAGTCGGATTCCGAGTACACGATCTCTGAGGAAGGACTCGACGCGACTGAGACGGTGATGCACCACGTTGAAAGCCGGTACAACGAGCAGGGCGAGCCGTTCCCCGTTCCCACTGGGTTCCCCGGGCGGCTCTACGAAGCGCTTCAACCGGGGCAAATCCGCCCCTACGTCCTCCGTGTCGATGGCGATGTCGTCGGTGGGCATATTTATTACGACGACGGAGACACAATTTCGGGCTGGCTCGGGAACGTCAAGCCCCCCGATCATGTGGATCTCCCGGTCAATGAGTTGCTCATCTGGCGAGGGATTACTGATGCGATCGGGCGAGGGCGAACAGCCTATGAGCTGGTGGGTGCAGGTGACCCCCGTCTAAACAGGTATAAACTCCATTTCGGACCCGAGCTAACCGGGTTCTACTCTGTGGAGCGGAGCGGAACCGGTATCGATTCACTACTGCAACTGTATCGGCGGTTTGTGCAGTACTCCTGA
- a CDS encoding DUF354 domain-containing protein, which yields MSKRVLFSVNHPAQVHLFKYAARELEAEGFETLVAAREKEMTADLLSAEGLDYVTLTTESDGLVELTAELAKRERRLYNLAREFDPSVIVARLAPPAVHVATALGCRNLVYMDTVLRPQTVRLLYHGLTLPFVDDICSPPGMDFHVPFGQSHTVGFQELAYLHPDRFKPEPERLRAHGVNPDATYTVVRLAGWDAYHDIGEKGLDVAARSQLVEQLCDRGEVYITCEGDLPSEYDRYQLAVPPHLVHDLLYFADLYIGDSQTMPTEAALLGTPAIRINSVVGDNDMHNFLELEERELLYSYTDGTAAIDRAEALLADDDAERWERERKRLLAQQRDVTEHMVELIRTGGNG from the coding sequence ATGAGTAAACGGGTCCTGTTCAGCGTCAACCATCCCGCACAGGTCCATCTTTTCAAATATGCTGCTCGGGAGCTCGAAGCAGAGGGCTTCGAGACGCTCGTGGCTGCTCGCGAGAAGGAGATGACAGCTGACCTGCTCTCGGCCGAGGGACTGGACTACGTCACACTTACCACCGAAAGCGACGGGCTAGTGGAGTTGACAGCCGAGCTTGCGAAGCGAGAGCGGCGGCTCTACAACTTGGCGCGCGAGTTTGATCCCTCCGTAATCGTCGCGCGGCTGGCCCCGCCAGCGGTCCACGTCGCCACTGCGTTGGGCTGTCGGAACCTTGTGTACATGGATACAGTCCTTCGCCCGCAGACGGTTCGACTGCTGTATCACGGACTCACGCTCCCATTCGTCGACGATATCTGTTCACCACCGGGGATGGATTTTCACGTTCCCTTCGGACAGTCACACACGGTCGGGTTCCAGGAGCTAGCGTACCTTCACCCCGACCGGTTCAAGCCGGAACCCGAGCGTCTACGAGCCCACGGTGTCAACCCGGATGCGACCTACACCGTGGTCAGGCTGGCAGGCTGGGATGCGTACCACGATATCGGTGAAAAGGGGCTCGACGTGGCTGCTAGGTCACAGCTCGTTGAGCAGCTGTGTGATCGGGGCGAGGTGTATATTACCTGTGAGGGGGACTTGCCGTCAGAGTACGACCGGTATCAGCTCGCTGTCCCGCCGCATCTGGTCCATGACCTCCTCTACTTTGCCGACCTCTATATCGGTGATTCACAGACGATGCCAACTGAGGCTGCCCTGCTGGGGACACCAGCTATCCGAATAAATTCTGTCGTCGGAGACAACGATATGCACAATTTCCTCGAACTGGAGGAGCGGGAGCTGTTGTACTCGTATACAGATGGGACAGCGGCCATCGACCGGGCCGAAGCCCTGCTGGCTGACGACGACGCAGAGCGCTGGGAGCGCGAACGTAAGCGACTCCTAGCACAGCAGCGTGACGTGACGGAGCACATGGTCGAGCTTATCCGAACTGGTGGTAACGGTTGA